In Geminocystis sp. NIES-3709, a single genomic region encodes these proteins:
- a CDS encoding PepSY domain-containing protein, with amino-acid sequence MSLRHQFRTIHRKIAPIVFIPLILIAFTGISFYIFTNWFGFSEEKGEIFLVIHQGEFLGDQLKPIYVVLAGLGLLGMIVTGLVIHPLFKDKSLAKITQNFNQRKFHILGSIILFFPLTISVITGVSYRVARSYFNLPKEQAEIFLEIHQGEYLGSFLQSIYIILVGIGLISLLITGIKMTSIFRPRRQLTNNNK; translated from the coding sequence ATGTCTTTACGTCATCAATTTCGCACTATTCATCGTAAAATTGCTCCCATTGTTTTTATTCCTTTAATTCTCATCGCTTTTACTGGAATTAGTTTTTATATTTTTACTAATTGGTTCGGTTTTTCAGAAGAAAAAGGGGAGATTTTCTTAGTAATTCATCAAGGAGAATTTTTAGGAGATCAGTTAAAGCCAATTTATGTCGTTTTGGCAGGTTTAGGATTACTAGGAATGATTGTTACTGGTTTAGTTATTCATCCTTTATTTAAAGATAAATCTCTCGCTAAAATCACTCAAAATTTTAATCAAAGAAAATTCCACATTCTAGGCTCGATCATCCTTTTTTTCCCTTTAACAATTAGTGTTATTACAGGGGTTAGTTATCGAGTAGCCAGAAGTTATTTTAACTTACCAAAAGAACAAGCTGAGATATTTTTAGAGATTCATCAAGGAGAATACTTAGGCTCATTTTTACAAAGTATTTATATTATTCTAGTGGGAATAGGCTTAATTTCTTTACTGATTACTGGTATTAAAATGACTTCTATTTTTCGTCCACGTCGTCAACTAACTAACAATAATAAATAA
- a CDS encoding tetratricopeptide repeat protein: MSKYKLKILFLHTIPEQEKEWLKLLDSDEIILNIESLNTNITELFQSQQENQFTFPDLVLIDVSAKTPDGHFYQASSLSRWCKDNNISIHIFALNGQDEQISSFQQSWAKYQGLTGIFPKLNPDNSPRIISKLNEILGIKISPVVEEQSTIIPTMELQKTETEDIKNEPISVDTPILEQNAPLEDIKNDLISIDTPILEQNQPLEDIKNELISVEITTPIDEEILNDSLMEDVWVITAKTDLESLNKEIIKSPSSAELFCHRGDVYSSLGNDQDALNDYNMAIKLDSKFERAFQGRGHTLVRLGDYRNGIKDLTQVLKLNPQNPLAYHDRGLAMFRQGDERGARKDYDRAIKLKPDFSQAYNDRGFLQYLLGNTNQALLDYEQAIKYQPDYADAYYNRGNIYSDLGQFEEAIADYTEAIRYNPKFSLAYGNRGIAYYELDLVVEAINDTTKSANLFYEQGDIQSYQQAIETLKQMQ, from the coding sequence ATGTCCAAATATAAACTAAAAATATTATTCCTTCATACCATTCCTGAACAGGAAAAAGAATGGCTTAAATTACTTGACTCTGATGAAATTATTTTAAATATTGAGTCTCTAAATACAAATATTACTGAGCTGTTTCAAAGTCAGCAAGAAAATCAATTTACTTTCCCTGATTTAGTTTTGATTGATGTCAGTGCGAAGACTCCAGACGGTCATTTTTACCAAGCTAGTTCTTTATCTCGTTGGTGTAAAGATAATAACATTTCTATCCATATTTTTGCTCTTAATGGTCAAGATGAGCAAATTTCGAGCTTTCAACAAAGTTGGGCTAAATATCAGGGATTGACGGGGATTTTCCCTAAACTTAACCCTGACAACTCGCCTCGGATAATTAGTAAATTGAATGAAATTTTAGGTATAAAAATTAGTCCCGTAGTTGAGGAACAATCAACAATTATACCCACAATGGAACTTCAGAAAACAGAAACAGAAGATATTAAGAATGAGCCAATTTCTGTTGATACGCCTATTTTAGAACAAAATGCACCCTTAGAAGATATTAAGAATGACTTGATTTCTATTGATACCCCTATCTTAGAACAAAATCAACCCTTAGAAGATATTAAGAATGAGTTGATTTCTGTGGAAATTACCACACCAATCGATGAAGAAATCTTAAACGATTCTTTAATGGAAGATGTCTGGGTTATTACGGCAAAAACTGATCTTGAATCTTTAAATAAGGAAATTATTAAGAGTCCTTCTTCTGCTGAACTTTTTTGTCACAGAGGAGATGTTTATTCATCCCTAGGAAATGATCAGGATGCTCTAAATGATTATAATATGGCGATTAAACTTGATTCAAAATTTGAAAGAGCTTTTCAAGGTCGTGGTCATACTTTAGTAAGATTAGGTGATTACCGTAATGGCATTAAGGATTTAACTCAAGTGCTAAAATTGAATCCGCAAAACCCTCTTGCCTATCATGATCGAGGATTAGCTATGTTTCGTCAGGGAGATGAACGAGGAGCAAGAAAAGACTATGATCGAGCCATCAAACTTAAACCTGATTTTAGTCAGGCTTATAATGATCGAGGGTTTTTACAATATTTGTTAGGTAATACGAATCAAGCTCTCCTAGATTACGAACAAGCTATTAAGTATCAGCCAGATTATGCGGATGCTTATTACAATCGAGGCAATATTTATTCAGATTTAGGTCAGTTTGAAGAGGCGATCGCCGATTATACAGAGGCTATTCGTTATAATCCTAAATTTTCTCTAGCTTATGGTAATCGTGGTATTGCCTATTATGAATTAGATTTAGTCGTTGAAGCTATTAATGATACAACTAAATCAGCTAATTTGTTTTATGAACAAGGAGATATACAAAGTTACCAACAGGCGATCGAAACTCTGAAACAGATGCAATAG
- the ribH gene encoding 6,7-dimethyl-8-ribityllumazine synthase codes for MAVFEGNFNQDISSLRFALVIGRFNDLITNKLLAGCQDCLKRHGIDINPDGSQVDYAWVPGSFEVPLVARKLALTGRYDAIICLGAVIKGDTPHFDYVCNEASKGIASVGLQTGVPIVFGILTTDTMQQALERAGIKSNHGWGYAMNAIEMATLMKNIH; via the coding sequence ATGGCAGTTTTTGAAGGAAATTTTAATCAAGATATATCTAGTCTGCGTTTTGCTTTAGTTATTGGGCGTTTCAATGATTTAATCACCAATAAACTATTAGCGGGTTGTCAAGATTGTTTGAAAAGACACGGTATCGATATTAATCCCGACGGTAGTCAAGTTGATTATGCGTGGGTGCCCGGTAGCTTTGAAGTGCCATTAGTAGCCCGTAAATTAGCTTTAACAGGGCGTTATGATGCCATTATCTGTTTGGGTGCTGTTATTAAAGGTGATACTCCTCATTTCGATTATGTGTGTAATGAAGCGTCCAAGGGGATTGCTTCGGTTGGGTTACAAACAGGTGTCCCGATCGTATTTGGTATTTTAACAACGGATACTATGCAACAAGCCTTAGAAAGAGCAGGAATTAAAAGTAATCACGGTTGGGGTTATGCTATGAATGCGATCGAAATGGCTACTTTAATGAAAAATATTCACTAG
- a CDS encoding glutathione S-transferase N-terminal domain-containing protein, with translation MIEFYYWTTPNGHKITIFLEEASLDYKIIPVNIAKGEQFKPDFLKISPNNRIPAIIDTQPTDKREPISLFESGAILLYLAQKTGQFLSSDTRQYAKTLEWLFWQVGGLGPMAGQNHHFGLYAPEKIPYAVDRYVKETNRLYGVLNKQLEGKDYIVGEYSIADMACYPWIVPYVNQQQDITQFPYLEAWFKRMGEREAVIRAYQQAEQFKNQPTVTEESRSILFGQTAKSINK, from the coding sequence ATGATAGAATTTTACTATTGGACAACTCCTAACGGACATAAAATCACCATATTTTTAGAAGAAGCGAGTCTTGATTACAAAATTATCCCCGTCAATATTGCCAAAGGAGAGCAATTTAAACCAGATTTCCTCAAAATATCCCCTAATAATCGTATTCCTGCTATTATCGATACGCAACCCACTGATAAAAGAGAACCTATTAGTTTATTTGAGTCAGGAGCAATTTTACTCTATTTAGCTCAGAAAACAGGTCAATTTCTATCATCCGATACTCGACAATATGCTAAAACTTTAGAATGGTTATTCTGGCAGGTAGGCGGACTCGGACCCATGGCAGGACAAAATCATCATTTCGGGTTGTATGCCCCTGAGAAAATCCCCTATGCAGTCGATCGTTATGTAAAGGAAACCAATCGATTATATGGAGTTTTAAATAAACAGTTAGAAGGAAAAGATTATATTGTCGGAGAGTATTCCATTGCTGATATGGCTTGTTATCCTTGGATAGTGCCTTATGTCAATCAACAACAGGATATAACACAATTTCCCTATTTAGAAGCATGGTTTAAACGCATGGGAGAAAGAGAGGCAGTTATTAGGGCATATCAACAAGCAGAACAATTTAAAAATCAACCAACCGTTACCGAAGAAAGCCGAAGTATCTTATTTGGACAAACAGCTAAGTCGATCAATAAGTAA
- a CDS encoding homoserine dehydrogenase, which produces MAFKIGLLGLGTVGTGTAEILLNPEGRHPLIQDITIEQVGVKSLDKKRTITLPTEILTTDLDAIVTNPDIDIVVELLGGLEPARSLILKAIEHKKHVVTANKAVMARFGPEIYEAANKAKVYVLLEAAVGGGIPIVEPLKQSLGANRFENIIGIVNGTTNYILTQMTQHGADFAEVLQEAQALGYAEADPTADVGGLDAADKISILASLAFGGKVKREDVYCEGITKITSSDISYAEKLGFVIKLLAIAHKVIDTEKLQLRVHPTFVPKSHPLANINGVNNAILVEGQPLGQVMFYGPGAGSGPTASAVVADIMNIVGVLHSNNKAENLDPLLSCSPQSYCVVTPIEEVYTRFYTRFLCADVPGVIGHLGTAFGDHDVSLESVVQIGFQGDLAEIVVVTHKVREGNFRTAIEEIRSLNAIKNIPSIIRVL; this is translated from the coding sequence GTGGCTTTTAAAATCGGTTTGTTAGGACTAGGAACTGTAGGTACAGGTACAGCAGAAATATTACTTAATCCTGAAGGCAGACATCCCCTTATCCAAGATATAACGATCGAGCAAGTGGGAGTTAAGTCTTTAGACAAAAAACGTACGATTACATTACCTACGGAAATTCTGACTACTGATTTAGACGCAATTGTTACTAATCCAGATATTGATATTGTAGTGGAATTGCTAGGAGGCTTAGAACCTGCTAGAAGTCTTATTTTAAAAGCAATCGAGCATAAGAAGCACGTTGTAACGGCAAATAAAGCCGTAATGGCGAGATTTGGTCCAGAAATTTATGAAGCCGCCAATAAAGCTAAAGTTTATGTACTCCTAGAAGCGGCGGTGGGCGGTGGTATTCCTATTGTAGAACCGTTGAAACAATCTTTAGGGGCTAACCGTTTTGAAAATATTATCGGTATTGTCAATGGTACAACCAACTATATTCTTACCCAAATGACTCAACACGGTGCCGATTTTGCCGAAGTATTGCAAGAAGCTCAAGCATTAGGTTACGCTGAGGCTGATCCCACTGCTGATGTAGGAGGATTGGATGCCGCTGATAAAATTTCGATTCTTGCCTCTTTAGCCTTTGGTGGCAAGGTAAAACGAGAAGATGTTTATTGTGAAGGTATTACTAAAATTACTAGCAGTGACATTAGTTATGCTGAAAAATTGGGATTTGTGATTAAACTTTTGGCGATCGCCCATAAAGTAATTGACACTGAAAAATTACAGTTAAGAGTTCATCCTACTTTCGTACCTAAATCTCATCCCCTCGCCAATATTAACGGGGTAAATAACGCTATTTTAGTGGAAGGGCAACCTTTAGGACAAGTAATGTTTTATGGTCCAGGTGCTGGATCAGGGCCGACAGCTAGTGCGGTAGTTGCTGATATAATGAATATTGTGGGGGTTCTTCATAGTAATAACAAAGCCGAAAATCTTGATCCTCTCCTTAGTTGTTCTCCTCAAAGTTATTGTGTTGTTACACCCATTGAAGAAGTTTATACCCGTTTTTATACTCGTTTCCTTTGTGCTGATGTACCCGGAGTTATTGGTCATTTAGGTACTGCTTTCGGAGATCATGATGTTAGTTTAGAATCGGTGGTACAAATTGGTTTTCAAGGAGATTTGGCAGAAATTGTCGTTGTCACTCATAAGGTAAGAGAAGGTAATTTTAGAACAGCGATCGAGGAAATTCGTAGTTTGAACGCTATTAAAAATATTCCTAGTATTATTCGAGTTCTTTAA
- a CDS encoding helix-turn-helix transcriptional regulator: MPFKPSYFKADLFKILSNPVRIQILDTLRQGENSVNDIAQWLEIESSSVSQQLAILRRYHLVKSRRQGNYIFYSINEPAIFKVLDSAKEVFNNHLVEIKDALEKFD; this comes from the coding sequence ATGCCTTTTAAACCAAGTTATTTTAAAGCTGATTTATTTAAAATTCTCTCTAATCCCGTAAGAATCCAAATTCTGGATACTCTACGTCAGGGGGAAAACAGCGTTAATGATATTGCTCAATGGTTAGAGATAGAATCGTCTTCCGTATCCCAACAGTTAGCTATCTTGCGACGGTATCACCTAGTTAAAAGTCGCCGACAAGGTAATTATATTTTTTACTCTATAAATGAACCTGCAATTTTTAAAGTGTTAGACTCTGCTAAAGAGGTTTTTAATAATCATTTAGTAGAAATTAAAGATGCTTTGGAAAAATTTGACTAG
- the psbZ gene encoding photosystem II reaction center protein PsbZ, with amino-acid sequence MSILFQLLLTVLVFFSFVMIVYVPVAYASPQNWEQSKSLLYLGSGLWLILVVAVAVLNFFVV; translated from the coding sequence ATGTCAATATTGTTCCAATTATTGTTAACCGTCTTAGTGTTTTTCTCTTTTGTTATGATCGTATATGTTCCTGTTGCTTATGCTTCTCCCCAAAATTGGGAGCAGTCCAAATCTTTACTCTATTTAGGTTCTGGATTATGGCTTATTTTAGTAGTAGCAGTAGCAGTATTAAATTTTTTCGTAGTTTAA
- a CDS encoding S-layer family protein: MTPIIGTSNNDTLSGTSGNDTIQGLNGNDSLIGLNGNDLLEGGYGNDTLVGGSGNDLFVLEYFESSVFTRNTDIVTDFVSGQDKIDLRNIGISDFATILILLEEDENGTAQITTRYQLSDSSDYFYRLKINGLRANQLQASNFNFSIANSSSLIIGTNSADDLFAGLGNDTLEGRSGNDRLFGEQGNDLLQGGLGNDTLYGGSGNDLFALENFESSVFARETDTITDFVLGQDKIDLRNIGISDFSTLLLLLGEDENGTAQITTRYQLSDSSDYFYRLKINGLRANQLKASDFNFNIVNSNSVIIGTNSADDLFAGLGNDTLEGRSGNDRLFGEQGNDLLQGGLGNDTLYGGSGNDLFALEYFESSVFTRETDTITDFVSGQDKIDLRNIGISDYTTVLILLGEDENGTAQITTRYQLSDSSDYFYRLKVDGFRANQLQGNQFNFSAVSTDSLIIGTNSGDDLFGGLGNDTLQGRNGNDRLFGERGNDSLEGGVGNDTLYGGLGDDIAVYAGTRAEYSWTNNQGVFTITDSIGNRDGVDILYGVQKLRFSDQTVTIAPVEANPTLTINNVSVIEGNSGTKTLVFTVTRSGTPYNIISVNYATANGTATAGSDYVAKSGTLTFGINETSKTISVVVNGDTTVELNENFLINLSNATNATISDSQGIGTITNDDFPSLAINNVSVVEGNSGTKTLVFTVTRTGTALQSITVNYATGNGTATAGSDYVGKTGALTFATNETSKTISVVVNGDTTVELNENFLVNLSNATNATISDSQGIGTITNDDFPTLRINDVTISEGNSGTKTLVFTVTRTGTALQSITVNYATGNGTGTAGSDYVGKTGTLTFATNETSKTISVVINGDSTVEANETFFVNLSNATNATITDNQGRGIITNDDVSGLVLVGTSSADTLTGNTANDTLRGFDGNDSLSGGDGNDNLNGGNNNDRLLGGNGNDILLGGTGNDNLNGGSGNDTLIAGSGIDTLTGGTGVDRFGFKYADEGIDIITDFSVTDDKIIISASGFGTNLTSNTNLASSQFTIGSSATSSSHRFIYNNSNGELLFDEDGTGLIPVVKIATLNTGLALTNQNIFIEA, from the coding sequence ATGACACCTATTATTGGAACATCAAATAATGACACCCTTTCCGGTACTTCAGGGAATGATACTATCCAAGGGTTGAACGGAAATGATAGTTTAATTGGTCTTAATGGTAACGATTTACTAGAAGGTGGTTATGGTAATGATACTCTTGTGGGTGGTTCGGGGAATGACTTATTTGTCTTAGAATATTTTGAGTCTTCTGTCTTTACTCGTAATACTGATATTGTCACTGATTTTGTTTCTGGTCAAGATAAAATAGATTTAAGAAATATTGGTATCAGTGATTTTGCCACGATTCTAATTCTTTTAGAAGAAGATGAGAATGGTACAGCACAAATTACCACCCGTTATCAGTTATCTGACAGTAGTGATTACTTTTATCGTCTCAAAATCAATGGTTTAAGAGCAAATCAGTTACAAGCCAGTAATTTTAATTTTAGCATCGCCAATAGTAGTTCTTTAATCATCGGTACTAATTCTGCTGATGACTTGTTTGCTGGTTTAGGGAATGATACCCTTGAGGGCAGAAGTGGAAACGATCGACTATTCGGGGAACAAGGTAACGATCTCTTACAAGGTGGTTTAGGTAATGATACTCTTTATGGTGGATCAGGTAACGATTTATTTGCCTTAGAAAATTTTGAGTCTTCCGTTTTTGCCCGTGAAACAGACACGATCACTGATTTTGTCCTCGGTCAAGATAAAATAGATTTAAGAAACATCGGTATCAGTGATTTTAGTACTCTTTTGCTTCTTTTAGGAGAAGATGAAAATGGTACAGCACAAATTACCACCCGTTATCAGTTATCTGACAGTAGTGATTACTTTTATCGTCTCAAAATCAATGGTTTGAGAGCAAATCAGTTAAAAGCCAGTGACTTTAATTTTAACATCGTCAATAGCAATTCTGTAATCATCGGTACTAATTCTGCCGATGACTTGTTTGCTGGTTTAGGGAATGATACCCTTGAGGGCAGAAGTGGAAACGATCGACTATTCGGGGAACAAGGTAACGATCTCTTACAAGGTGGTTTAGGTAATGATACTCTTTATGGCGGATCAGGTAACGACTTATTTGCTTTAGAATATTTTGAGTCTTCCGTTTTTACTCGTGAAACAGACACGATCACTGATTTTGTTTCTGGTCAAGATAAAATAGATTTAAGAAACATCGGTATCAGTGATTACACTACTGTTTTGATTCTTTTAGGAGAAGATGAAAACGGTACAGCACAAATTACCACCCGTTATCAGTTATCTGACAGTAGTGATTACTTTTATCGTCTCAAAGTTGATGGTTTTAGAGCAAATCAATTACAAGGAAATCAGTTTAATTTTAGTGCCGTTAGTACTGATTCTCTGATCATAGGTACTAATTCTGGGGATGATTTATTTGGGGGTTTAGGAAATGACACCCTTCAAGGTAGAAATGGAAACGATCGATTATTTGGAGAAAGAGGCAACGATTCTTTAGAAGGGGGTGTTGGTAATGACACTCTTTACGGTGGTTTAGGAGATGATATTGCCGTTTATGCTGGTACTCGTGCTGAATATTCTTGGACGAATAATCAAGGAGTATTTACTATCACTGATAGCATTGGTAATCGGGATGGTGTAGATATTTTATATGGTGTTCAAAAACTGAGATTTTCTGATCAAACTGTTACTATCGCCCCTGTTGAAGCTAACCCAACTCTTACCATCAATAATGTTAGTGTGATTGAAGGTAATAGCGGAACTAAAACCCTTGTTTTTACCGTCACTCGTTCTGGTACACCATATAATATTATTAGTGTTAATTATGCCACTGCCAATGGCACAGCGACTGCAGGAAGTGATTATGTTGCAAAAAGCGGTACTTTAACTTTTGGTATTAACGAAACCAGTAAAACTATTTCTGTGGTAGTTAATGGTGATACTACTGTAGAACTGAATGAAAATTTCTTGATTAACCTCAGTAATGCGACTAATGCTACCATCAGTGATAGTCAAGGTATCGGAACAATTACCAATGACGATTTTCCATCTCTTGCTATCAATAATGTTAGTGTAGTTGAAGGGAATAGCGGAACTAAAACTCTTGTTTTTACCGTTACTCGTACAGGTACGGCATTGCAATCTATTACGGTTAATTATGCCACAGGGAATGGCACTGCTACTGCAGGAAGTGATTATGTAGGGAAAACAGGTGCTTTAACTTTTGCCACTAATGAAACCAGTAAAACTATTTCTGTGGTAGTTAATGGTGATACTACTGTAGAACTAAATGAAAATTTCTTGGTTAATCTGAGTAATGCGACTAATGCCACTATCAGCGATAGTCAAGGTATCGGAACAATTACTAATGATGATTTTCCCACTTTACGAATTAATGACGTAACAATCTCAGAAGGTAATAGCGGAACTAAAACTCTTGTTTTTACCGTTACTCGTACAGGTACGGCATTACAATCTATTACAGTTAATTATGCCACAGGGAATGGCACAGGTACTGCTGGAAGTGATTATGTAGGGAAAACAGGTACTTTAACTTTTGCTACTAATGAAACCAGTAAAACTATTTCCGTTGTAATTAATGGTGATAGTACTGTAGAAGCTAATGAAACTTTTTTTGTTAATCTTAGTAATGCCACCAATGCAACTATTACGGATAATCAAGGTAGAGGAATAATTACTAATGATGATGTAAGTGGACTTGTTCTTGTAGGTACAAGTAGTGCAGATACCCTTACTGGAAATACGGCAAATGATACTTTGCGAGGCTTTGATGGTAATGATAGTTTAAGTGGTGGAGACGGTAATGATAACTTAAATGGTGGGAATAATAACGATCGACTTCTTGGCGGTAATGGAAATGATATTTTACTTGGGGGAACTGGGAATGATAATCTTAACGGTGGTAGTGGTAATGACACTCTTATTGCTGGTTCTGGTATAGATACTTTGACTGGAGGTACTGGAGTCGATCGATTTGGGTTCAAGTATGCTGACGAAGGGATCGATATAATCACCGATTTTTCCGTCACGGATGACAAAATTATTATTTCAGCATCTGGTTTTGGAACTAATCTTACATCTAATACCAACTTAGCTTCTTCTCAGTTCACAATTGGTAGTAGTGCAACTAGCAGTAGTCATCGATTTATTTACAATAATAGTAATGGAGAATTATTATTTGATGAGGATGGTACAGGATTAATTCCTGTAGTAAAAATTGCGACTCTCAATACAGGTTTAGCTTTGACAAATCAAAATATATTTATTGAGGCTTAA
- a CDS encoding peptide chain release factor 3: MSLTIEQELLKAVSKRRNFAIISHPDAGKTTLTEKLLLYGGAIHQAGAVKARGEQRRVTSDWMELEKQRGISITSTVLQFDYLDYYINLLDTPGHQDFSEDTYRTLAAADNAVMLIDAAKGLEPQTRKLFEVCKLRSLPIFTFVNKMDRPGRSAFELLDEIEKDLGLQTYPVNYPIGSGDFFKGVFDRREQAYHLFERVAHGSLEVPEIIIPKGDDRIHDYIDDQLYEETLEELEMLEEVAPAFDLEAIHQGKMTPIFFGSAMTNFGVNLFLQSFLDYALSPTPRKSTLGELQPTHPDFTGFVFKLQANMDPKHRDRVAFVRVCTGKFEKDMTVNHARSGKPVRLSHPQKLFAQGRESIEEAYPGDVIGLNNPGVFAIGDTIYLGKKLEYEGIPSFSPELFCYLKNPNPSKFKQFQKGVQQLQEEGAVQIMYSVDEFIRDPILAAVGQLQFEVVQFRMLSEYNVETTLEPIPFNVARWVVDGWEALEKVGRLFNTMTVKDARNRPVLLFRNQWNVNQLEGDHPDLKLSSIAF, translated from the coding sequence ATGTCTCTAACGATCGAACAAGAATTATTAAAGGCAGTCAGTAAACGGCGTAATTTTGCTATTATTTCTCACCCTGACGCTGGTAAAACCACTCTAACAGAAAAACTTTTGTTGTACGGGGGTGCAATCCATCAAGCGGGTGCCGTCAAAGCTAGGGGTGAACAACGCAGAGTTACATCTGACTGGATGGAGTTGGAAAAACAACGAGGGATTTCTATTACTTCAACTGTCTTACAATTTGACTATTTAGACTATTATATCAATTTATTAGATACTCCAGGACACCAAGACTTTAGTGAAGACACCTATCGCACCCTAGCGGCGGCAGATAATGCAGTTATGCTCATTGATGCGGCAAAAGGTTTAGAACCTCAAACTCGTAAACTTTTTGAAGTGTGCAAGTTACGATCGTTACCTATCTTTACTTTTGTAAACAAAATGGATCGACCGGGAAGATCGGCTTTTGAATTGTTAGATGAGATTGAGAAGGACTTAGGATTGCAGACTTATCCCGTTAACTATCCTATCGGTAGTGGTGATTTTTTTAAAGGAGTTTTCGATCGACGAGAACAAGCCTACCATCTATTTGAAAGAGTGGCACACGGTAGTTTAGAAGTGCCAGAAATTATTATTCCTAAAGGTGACGATCGTATTCATGATTATATTGATGATCAACTTTATGAAGAAACTCTCGAAGAATTAGAAATGTTAGAAGAAGTTGCTCCTGCATTCGATTTAGAGGCAATTCATCAAGGGAAAATGACTCCAATATTTTTTGGTAGTGCCATGACTAACTTTGGTGTTAACTTATTTCTTCAATCTTTCTTAGATTACGCCTTATCTCCTACACCCCGTAAATCAACTTTAGGAGAATTACAACCCACTCACCCCGATTTTACTGGTTTTGTGTTCAAATTACAGGCTAACATGGATCCTAAACACCGAGATAGGGTTGCCTTTGTACGGGTATGTACAGGAAAATTTGAAAAGGATATGACGGTGAATCATGCTCGATCGGGTAAACCAGTACGTTTGTCTCATCCTCAAAAATTATTTGCTCAAGGGAGAGAATCTATTGAAGAAGCCTACCCCGGTGATGTCATTGGTTTAAACAATCCGGGGGTTTTTGCCATTGGGGATACTATTTATTTGGGTAAAAAACTCGAATATGAAGGAATACCGTCATTTTCTCCTGAATTATTCTGTTATCTCAAAAATCCTAACCCTTCCAAGTTCAAACAATTCCAAAAAGGAGTACAACAGTTACAGGAAGAAGGTGCAGTACAAATTATGTACTCTGTTGACGAATTTATTCGAGATCCCATTTTAGCCGCAGTTGGTCAATTACAGTTTGAAGTGGTACAGTTTCGGATGTTGAGTGAATATAACGTGGAAACGACTTTAGAGCCTATTCCTTTCAACGTTGCTCGTTGGGTGGTGGATGGTTGGGAAGCCTTAGAAAAAGTCGGACGTTTGTTTAATACTATGACGGTAAAAGATGCTCGTAATCGTCCTGTTTTACTTTTCCGCAATCAATGGAATGTGAATCAACTAGAAGGGGATCATCCTGATTTAAAATTAAGCTCGATTGCTTTTTAA